From Pararhizobium sp. A13:
GCGAAAACGCGGTAGAAGGCGCGATCGCCGACCAGCAAGACGCCGCCCTCAGCCTTGCGCAGTTCGTGCGTGCCCTGCAGGACATAGATCCATCAGATGGGCCACCGCCGGGACCACATAATTTTTGCCGCGGCGCATCGCTGGCAAGCCGGGACGAGCAAACCCGCAGCGCAATCGAAAGCCTGCATGGCATCGCCGACACCTATGCGCTGACGCGCGCCTGGGACACAGCCCTGCGCATCGACCCATGGCGCAAGCCACCCGTCTGGATCCATGGCGACCTTCACGCTGGCAACCTGCTTGTCGAAAAGGGCTGCCTCGCCGCCATCATCGATTTCGGCGGGCTGGGCGTTGGAGATCCTGCATGCGATCTGATGGTTGGCTGGACACTCTTATCGGCTGAAGCCCGCAGCACGTTTCGTTCAACGCTTGCCGTCGATGCAGCAACTTGGGCAAGGGGACGCGCTTGGGCGCTGTCCGTGGCAATCGTCGCACGTCCCTACTACCTACACACAAACCCCGTCCTCGTCTCGACATCGCGTTGTGCAATACGGGAGGCTCTGGCCGACCTCGATGACTGAACCAACCGAAAACCGCAGCCACAAAAAGGGCCGCCAGACTTTTCGCCGGCGGCCCGTATATTCTTGGGTGTGACGGCTCAGGCTGCGTAGCTTCTTCCGTAGCCCTGCGTCCGGACGCCCGCCACCGAACGGCTGGTGCCCGTCTTGAAGCGCTCGATCTTTTCGTTGAGCGTATCCACCTGATGGCGCAGGCCGTGGATTTCGGCGGTGTTCTCCTC
This genomic window contains:
- a CDS encoding phosphotransferase — translated: MADQQDAALSLAQFVRALQDIDPSDGPPPGPHNFCRGASLASRDEQTRSAIESLHGIADTYALTRAWDTALRIDPWRKPPVWIHGDLHAGNLLVEKGCLAAIIDFGGLGVGDPACDLMVGWTLLSAEARSTFRSTLAVDAATWARGRAWALSVAIVARPYYLHTNPVLVSTSRCAIREALADLDD